The Benincasa hispida cultivar B227 chromosome 11, ASM972705v1, whole genome shotgun sequence genome has a segment encoding these proteins:
- the LOC120091729 gene encoding LOB domain-containing protein 25-like, translated as MLKQQLTERRKNYWKMSSSTYSNSPCAACKFLRRKCLPDCVFAPYFPPEEPQKFANVHKIFGASNVSKLLNEVQPHQREDAVNSLAYEAEARMKDPVYGCVGAISILQRQVIKLQKELDATNADLIRYACSEIPAPSPSSSSQYARKSSSTSHEASSSTSSYGHYYSGLYFSPWSNNNNGPCGDGHDKGEYK; from the exons ATGTTGAAACAACAGCTTACAGAAAGGAGAAAAAATTATTG GAAGATGTCGTCTTCCACCTACTCCAATTCTCCATGTGCAGCCTGCAAATTCCTACGTCGAAAATGCCTACCAGATTGCGTTTTCGCACCGTATTTCCCGCCCGAAGAGCCCCAAAAGTTTGCCAATGTCCACAAGATCTTTGGCGCCAGTAATGTCAGCAAACTGCTGAATGAAGTCCAGCCGCATCAGCGGGAGGACGCCGTGAACTCGCTCGCCTATGAGGCCGAGGCGAGGATGAAAGACCCTGTCTATGGTTGCGTCGGCGCCATCTCTATACTCCAAAGGCAAGTCATCAAGCTCCAGAAAGAGCTCGACGCTACTAACGCCGACCTCATTCGCTATGCCTGCAGCGAAATCCCTGCCCCATCTCCGTCCTCGTCATCACAATATGCTCGAAAGTCGTCGTCTACGAGCCATGAGGCAAGCTCATCTACCTCTAGCTATGGTCATTACTATTCTGGTCTCTACTTTTCTCCATGGAGTAACAACAATAATGGCCCTTGTGGAGATGGCCATGACAAAGGAGAATACaagtaa